In Candidatus Mycalebacterium zealandia, one DNA window encodes the following:
- a CDS encoding DUF2064 domain-containing protein, whose amino-acid sequence MNTVAVFLKHPTPGKVKTRMAKDIGNERAAEIYASMVERVMENIEGKHSLCVFYDPPEMKNEIVRWLGGWTADFVAQRGKTLGEKISNAINDRVSAGNLKVVVIGTDCVEITAETITDSFERLNTADTVIGPCEDGGYYLIGLKTNRAELFNDIDWSTDRVMAQTLEKAQQLRLNVSVMETLRDIDCADDLNPQVLEKLNGQVAK is encoded by the coding sequence ATGAACACTGTCGCGGTCTTTCTTAAACACCCCACTCCGGGAAAAGTAAAAACCCGAATGGCAAAAGACATCGGAAACGAGCGCGCCGCGGAAATTTACGCGTCTATGGTGGAAAGGGTTATGGAAAACATCGAGGGAAAACATTCGCTTTGCGTATTTTACGACCCACCGGAAATGAAAAATGAAATCGTCCGCTGGCTCGGCGGATGGACGGCGGATTTCGTCGCGCAAAGGGGAAAAACACTCGGAGAAAAAATATCAAACGCGATTAATGACCGCGTGTCGGCAGGGAACCTAAAAGTGGTCGTCATTGGAACCGATTGCGTTGAAATAACGGCGGAAACAATCACGGACTCATTTGAGCGGCTGAACACGGCGGACACGGTAATCGGTCCCTGCGAAGACGGCGGCTACTACCTCATAGGGCTTAAAACAAACCGCGCCGAACTCTTCAACGACATAGATTGGAGCACGGACAGGGTTATGGCTCAAACGCTTGAAAAAGCGCAACAACTGCGCCTTAATGTGAGCGTTATGGAAACCTTGCGCGACATAGATTGCGCGGACGACCTCAATCCACAGGTTTTGGAAAAATTGAACGGGCAGGTGGCAAAATGA
- a CDS encoding radical SAM/Cys-rich domain protein — MRKNTVKKNFESFIKKRNIDLSPLSLKTLQINITKLCNQACIHCHVDASPKRTEQMDLKTVNRCLEILAENTVKTLDITGGAPELNPHFDYIVERAAEMKKRVTVRHNLTVTVDGNPVTGEGKDYLPDFFARHGVEVMSSLPHYEEYLTDKQRGRGVFEKSVQAALMLNERGYGKDKSGLVLDFVYNPPGDYLPADQNDLEKTFKEKLRAKHGIEFNNLYCITNMPINRFRRYLIREKKYVGYMDKLVSAFNPAAAEGVMCRNMISVDHEGALYDCDFNQMLKMRVKCENGEKATVFNSSLKEIAARGIIFGNHCFGCTAGAGSSCGGETA, encoded by the coding sequence ATGCGTAAAAACACAGTGAAGAAAAACTTCGAGAGTTTCATCAAAAAAAGAAATATTGACCTCTCCCCGCTTTCACTGAAAACCTTACAAATCAACATAACAAAACTGTGCAATCAGGCTTGCATTCACTGCCACGTTGATGCTTCGCCGAAGAGAACCGAGCAGATGGACCTGAAAACTGTCAACCGCTGTCTTGAAATTCTCGCCGAAAACACGGTGAAAACGCTTGACATCACGGGCGGAGCGCCCGAACTCAATCCGCATTTTGATTACATTGTTGAGCGTGCGGCGGAGATGAAAAAACGCGTGACTGTGCGCCACAACTTGACGGTTACGGTTGACGGAAATCCGGTTACGGGCGAAGGCAAAGATTATCTACCCGATTTTTTTGCGCGGCACGGGGTGGAAGTGATGTCGTCTCTTCCGCACTACGAAGAGTATTTGACGGACAAGCAGAGAGGCAGAGGCGTGTTTGAAAAAAGCGTTCAAGCCGCGCTTATGCTCAATGAGCGGGGATACGGAAAAGACAAGAGCGGACTTGTTCTTGATTTTGTCTATAATCCGCCCGGCGACTACCTTCCGGCAGACCAGAACGACCTTGAAAAAACCTTCAAAGAAAAACTGCGGGCAAAACACGGCATAGAATTCAACAACCTCTACTGTATAACGAATATGCCAATTAACAGGTTTCGCCGATATCTAATCAGGGAGAAAAAATACGTTGGCTATATGGACAAACTCGTATCCGCGTTCAACCCTGCCGCCGCTGAAGGTGTTATGTGCAGAAACATGATAAGCGTTGACCACGAAGGCGCGCTTTACGATTGTGACTTCAACCAGATGCTGAAGATGCGCGTTAAGTGCGAAAACGGAGAGAAAGCGACCGTTTTCAACTCATCGCTCAAAGAGATAGCGGCGCGCGGCATAATATTCGGAAATCACTGCTTCGGTTGCACTGCCGGAGCGGGAAGCAGTTGCGGAGGGGAAACCGCTTGA
- a CDS encoding RelA/SpoT family protein, whose product MIRLNDILDEAGASGSLSESDVGLIKKAYVYSAKVHAGQKRVSGEPYLSHPLEVSLILAKLGLDTHTIATGLLHDTVEDTLATSKDINRMFGDKISGLVDGATKVSKLSYSSDQERQAENFRKLILATAKDVRVVLIKLADRLHNMRTLEFLPTERRRKIAKETLEIYAPLARRFGIGWLASEIEDLSFRFLNPREYAKIEEKLKKGGKRRARKIKETTAKLEKRLHEEGVKCEVSGRVKNFYSIYSKMKWQNMEFNELYDIIAFRVVTESKSDCYAVLGEVHSLWNPVPGRIKDYIALPKSNGYQSIHTTVISSDGDKMEIQIRTQLMHEFAEKGIAAHWIYKENEAAGEATEIRRQFSRIGDLAEDDNDARPVEFMNSLKAELESSVIYVYTPKAELIELPVGSTPIDFAYRIHTNIGDRCDKAVVNRKSVPLDTRLKTGDVVEIKVSAKASPSEKWLSIVFTPQAKNRIRKHLSAVRRDKSLDIGRAICERRLAAAGKNLNSMIKLGEILKPLEKLGFSNPDDFFRMVGFGHVSASDLQKLIDPGSEITPKKMGRIERILDKVADPESRKMILVGKEKVMTRFSTCCLPVPGEPIVGHVTRGSGVVVHSAVCGMCNGTGETDMEVEWRKDFRGKATTGIFLTCQDNNEVLSSVDKTIDDLGVKTVVKQTGRFKEGIKYSFLFKVKNIKHLEEIVDSLSMLEGVVSVERCGRAFE is encoded by the coding sequence ATGATAAGACTTAACGATATTCTTGATGAAGCTGGCGCGTCCGGTTCACTTTCCGAATCGGACGTCGGACTTATAAAAAAGGCGTATGTGTATTCCGCGAAAGTTCACGCGGGACAAAAAAGGGTTTCGGGCGAGCCGTATTTAAGCCATCCGCTTGAGGTTTCTCTCATTCTCGCAAAGCTGGGGCTTGACACGCACACAATCGCGACCGGGCTTCTGCATGACACCGTTGAAGATACGCTCGCGACCTCAAAAGACATCAACCGCATGTTCGGCGATAAAATCTCCGGCCTTGTGGACGGCGCGACAAAGGTCAGCAAACTTTCCTATTCAAGTGATCAGGAGAGGCAGGCGGAGAATTTCAGAAAACTCATTCTCGCGACCGCCAAAGACGTGCGCGTGGTTCTGATAAAACTTGCCGACCGTCTTCACAACATGAGGACTCTTGAGTTTCTTCCTACCGAAAGACGCAGAAAAATTGCCAAAGAAACGCTTGAGATTTACGCTCCGCTCGCTCGTCGTTTCGGAATAGGGTGGCTCGCTTCGGAGATTGAAGATCTTTCGTTCAGGTTTTTAAATCCGCGTGAATACGCCAAGATTGAAGAGAAACTCAAAAAAGGCGGCAAACGCCGCGCTCGCAAAATTAAGGAAACAACCGCCAAACTTGAAAAACGTCTGCACGAAGAGGGAGTGAAATGCGAAGTGTCGGGCAGAGTGAAAAACTTTTACAGCATTTACAGCAAAATGAAGTGGCAGAATATGGAGTTCAACGAGCTTTATGACATCATTGCCTTCAGAGTTGTAACGGAGTCCAAAAGCGACTGCTATGCCGTTCTCGGTGAGGTTCACAGCTTGTGGAATCCCGTTCCCGGAAGAATTAAGGACTACATCGCGCTTCCGAAAAGCAACGGCTATCAGTCAATTCACACAACAGTAATTTCATCGGACGGCGACAAGATGGAAATTCAGATACGAACGCAACTCATGCACGAATTTGCAGAAAAGGGAATAGCCGCTCACTGGATTTACAAGGAAAATGAGGCTGCCGGAGAGGCAACTGAAATCCGGCGTCAGTTTTCAAGAATCGGCGACCTTGCAGAAGACGACAATGACGCGCGTCCGGTGGAGTTTATGAATTCGCTCAAAGCCGAACTTGAGTCGAGCGTGATTTACGTTTACACACCCAAAGCCGAACTCATTGAGCTTCCGGTTGGCTCAACCCCGATAGATTTCGCCTACCGCATTCATACAAACATCGGAGATAGATGCGACAAGGCGGTTGTCAACAGGAAATCGGTTCCTCTGGACACACGTCTTAAAACCGGAGACGTGGTTGAAATAAAAGTTTCAGCAAAGGCGAGTCCGTCGGAAAAGTGGCTGTCCATTGTATTTACGCCGCAGGCTAAAAACAGGATACGAAAACATCTGTCCGCGGTGCGTAGGGACAAATCTCTGGATATCGGCAGGGCTATATGCGAAAGGCGTCTCGCGGCGGCGGGCAAAAATTTGAACTCAATGATAAAGCTGGGTGAGATTTTGAAACCGCTCGAAAAACTTGGCTTTTCAAACCCGGATGATTTTTTCCGAATGGTTGGTTTTGGGCATGTTTCGGCTTCTGATTTGCAGAAACTTATTGACCCCGGCTCGGAAATCACGCCGAAAAAAATGGGTCGCATAGAGAGAATTCTTGATAAGGTTGCCGACCCCGAAAGCAGAAAGATGATTCTGGTTGGCAAAGAAAAGGTGATGACGCGCTTTTCAACCTGCTGCCTTCCGGTTCCGGGCGAGCCGATTGTCGGCCATGTAACGCGCGGCAGCGGTGTGGTTGTTCATTCTGCGGTATGCGGTATGTGTAACGGCACCGGTGAAACTGACATGGAGGTGGAGTGGCGCAAAGATTTCAGAGGGAAGGCGACCACGGGGATTTTCTTAACCTGTCAGGACAACAATGAAGTTCTTTCCTCCGTTGACAAAACCATAGACGATTTGGGTGTCAAAACAGTTGTGAAGCAGACGGGAAGATTCAAAGAGGGCATAAAATACAGTTTTCTTTTTAAGGTGAAAAACATAAAGCATCTTGAAGAGATTGTTGATTCGCTTTCAATGCTTGAAGGGGTTGTTTCGGTGGAAAGGTGTGGCAGGGCATTTGAATAG
- a CDS encoding redoxin domain-containing protein, which yields MRIIKRTLAAAVIAIVAVLIVWSFNKRFSPERGNWPESPLVGRAAPAFSLTTFDGKTLELSDFAGKPVVFNFWASWCLPCADEVGDLNRAEKKYGGEVVFIGINVMDDINDAIEFAAKHNTTYTNAYDPEKTVHIDYGVAGVPETFFISPDGKIWNKITGPATYPEISKILASIPAKQN from the coding sequence ATGAGAATAATAAAGAGAACACTCGCCGCCGCTGTTATCGCGATTGTTGCCGTTTTGATTGTCTGGTCTTTCAACAAGCGCTTTTCGCCGGAGCGCGGAAACTGGCCTGAATCGCCGCTTGTCGGGCGCGCCGCGCCGGCTTTTTCACTCACAACGTTTGACGGAAAAACGCTTGAATTGAGCGACTTTGCCGGAAAGCCCGTGGTATTCAATTTCTGGGCTTCGTGGTGTCTTCCGTGCGCGGACGAAGTGGGTGACTTGAACAGAGCCGAAAAAAAATACGGTGGCGAGGTTGTTTTCATAGGAATTAACGTGATGGACGACATTAATGACGCGATAGAGTTCGCGGCAAAGCACAACACCACCTATACAAACGCCTATGACCCTGAAAAAACGGTGCATATAGACTATGGAGTGGCGGGCGTGCCGGAAACTTTCTTTATCAGCCCGGACGGGAAAATATGGAATAAAATCACGGGACCGGCCACTTATCCGGAAATATCAAAAATTCTCGCGTCCATTCCCGCAAAACAAAATTGA
- a CDS encoding cytochrome c biogenesis protein CcdA: MTGASPLEPAFALAFLSGIASFLSPCIFPLVPGYLSALTMRNGETEMPSGKFSLLGPTILFVAGFAFVFSLMGTSASFLGSFLSENRTVLATVSGALIMILGLITMDIVKIPALRRERTLRLQTQRGGPVYVFVLGCAFAFGWVPCIGPMLAAILSYASSYQDPARGFALLLAYSCGLGVPFVAAGLLFSRWRTVSFIGKKYYPVYKYIVGALMVAVGFLIAADFLFYVNVYGQKLFDFLGIDFWTKI, encoded by the coding sequence ATGACCGGAGCATCTCCGCTTGAACCCGCTTTCGCGCTCGCATTTTTGTCGGGAATCGCGTCATTTCTGTCTCCGTGCATTTTCCCACTTGTTCCCGGATACCTGTCCGCGTTGACCATGAGAAACGGCGAAACCGAAATGCCGTCCGGAAAGTTTTCACTGCTTGGCCCAACCATTCTTTTTGTCGCAGGTTTCGCGTTTGTTTTTTCGCTTATGGGAACGTCGGCGTCATTTCTCGGCTCATTCCTGTCTGAAAACAGAACGGTTCTCGCGACCGTGTCAGGCGCGCTGATTATGATTCTGGGGCTGATTACAATGGATATTGTAAAAATCCCGGCGCTCCGGCGTGAAAGAACACTGCGCTTGCAAACTCAAAGAGGCGGACCCGTTTATGTGTTTGTGCTTGGTTGCGCTTTCGCGTTCGGGTGGGTGCCGTGCATAGGACCCATGCTTGCGGCGATTTTATCCTACGCGTCTTCGTATCAAGATCCCGCGCGCGGGTTCGCGCTTCTGCTAGCCTATTCCTGCGGGCTTGGAGTGCCTTTTGTGGCAGCAGGTCTGCTTTTTTCACGGTGGCGCACCGTGTCATTCATCGGAAAAAAATACTACCCCGTTTACAAGTACATCGTGGGCGCGCTTATGGTCGCAGTGGGTTTTCTCATCGCGGCTGACTTTCTGTTCTATGTGAACGTGTATGGGCAGAAACTGTTTGATTTTCTCGGCATTGACTTCTGGACAAAAATTTAA
- a CDS encoding 4-carboxymuconolactone decarboxylase — translation MSYYKPEDLKKFAEVGDFAKDLMDKFFDYYNAATQEDGSLTKREKALIALAVAHSKQCPYCIDAYTNRCIETGAGPEEMTEAVHVAASMDAGIDLIHAVQMRNTMKKNGAL, via the coding sequence ATGAGTTATTACAAACCCGAAGACTTAAAAAAATTCGCCGAGGTCGGAGATTTCGCGAAAGATTTGATGGACAAATTTTTTGATTATTACAACGCCGCCACACAAGAAGACGGTTCTTTGACCAAACGCGAAAAAGCGCTCATCGCGCTCGCCGTTGCGCACTCAAAACAGTGTCCATATTGCATAGACGCCTACACGAACAGGTGTATTGAAACCGGTGCGGGTCCCGAGGAAATGACCGAAGCGGTTCACGTGGCGGCTTCAATGGACGCGGGAATTGATTTAATCCACGCCGTTCAGATGCGGAACACGATGAAGAAAAACGGTGCTCTTTAA
- a CDS encoding bifunctional alpha,alpha-trehalose-phosphate synthase (UDP-forming)/trehalose-phosphatase, with protein sequence MDTKIITVSNRLPVSVNPAEKGGFSLKRNVGGVATGLGGAGFGKQGVWVGWPGNSSFLNAKGKRGLERSLAEKNLSPVFLSDGETDGYYNGFCNSTIWPLFHYFPQFAEYGGHDYETYRKVNEKFARAVVSVARARDTIWVHDYHLMLLPLLIRKHLPDAEIGFFLHTPFPASDVFRLIPGCSEILDGLLGADLIGFHTFDYVRNFAETVRRVKRIDNSLGVFPVGNRLVKADMFPMGVDVRKFSTACRSAAVKNKVKRKKNLFPGNCRIILSIDRLDYTKGIEKRLEAYDLFLKKNPSWRGRAVLLLVAVPSRTEVELYEQLRSKIERMVSEINGKWGTLKWEPVKYLYRSFNFQGMVSLYSLADVLFITPARDGMNLIAKEYVSSRPDGRGALILSEMAGTSRELGEAFIVNPNDLSTVSDALLSALEMLAAERKRNMDAMRARLTRYDLARWRTDFLDRLGAQKRRQSAMSSKLLSKRVSGEIVKKFSASRKRIIFTDYDGTLVPFTENPEDAKPDAEIKTHLRAIASNPRSKLVVVSGRDRKTLSKWLGNCADAIVAEHGAWIKDSGKWEREAPVETEWKKEISLIFEIFTDRTPGSFVEEKDYSVAWHYRKVDPSLAAVRTGELNEALANTVQNLGVKVMQGNKVIEVKDFAINKGASIRRWFADKWDCVIAMGDDLTDEDMFSGLPEDAYSIKIGSGMTKAKFYSPSVGHAREFIEKLAKIK encoded by the coding sequence ATGGACACAAAGATAATAACAGTTTCAAACCGTCTTCCGGTTTCCGTCAATCCGGCGGAGAAGGGCGGATTTTCACTCAAACGCAATGTCGGAGGCGTTGCCACGGGGCTTGGCGGCGCGGGTTTTGGAAAACAGGGAGTTTGGGTCGGCTGGCCCGGCAATTCATCATTTTTGAACGCGAAAGGCAAACGCGGGCTGGAGCGCTCTCTCGCGGAAAAAAATTTATCTCCGGTTTTTTTAAGCGACGGCGAAACGGACGGTTATTACAACGGCTTTTGCAACTCTACAATCTGGCCTCTTTTTCACTATTTTCCGCAGTTCGCCGAATACGGCGGTCATGACTACGAAACCTATCGCAAAGTGAATGAAAAGTTTGCCCGCGCAGTTGTTTCAGTCGCGCGCGCGCGCGACACCATATGGGTTCATGACTACCATTTAATGCTGCTTCCGCTTCTGATAAGGAAGCATCTTCCGGACGCGGAGATAGGTTTTTTTCTGCACACGCCGTTTCCTGCGTCTGATGTTTTTCGTCTTATTCCGGGCTGTTCCGAGATTCTTGACGGCTTGCTTGGCGCGGATTTAATCGGTTTCCACACTTTTGACTATGTTCGCAATTTTGCCGAAACCGTGAGAAGGGTGAAAAGGATTGACAACTCTCTCGGTGTTTTTCCGGTTGGCAACCGTCTTGTTAAGGCGGATATGTTTCCAATGGGTGTGGATGTGCGCAAGTTTTCCACTGCGTGCCGCTCTGCGGCGGTCAAAAATAAGGTAAAGAGAAAAAAGAATCTTTTCCCCGGCAACTGCCGCATTATTCTTTCAATAGATAGGCTGGACTACACAAAAGGCATAGAAAAACGGCTTGAAGCATACGATCTTTTTTTGAAGAAAAACCCTTCGTGGCGTGGCAGGGCGGTGCTTTTGCTGGTTGCTGTTCCTTCACGCACCGAAGTGGAACTCTACGAACAACTGCGCTCAAAAATTGAGCGTATGGTCAGCGAAATCAACGGCAAATGGGGAACTCTTAAATGGGAGCCCGTGAAATATCTTTACCGTTCGTTCAATTTCCAAGGGATGGTTTCACTATATTCGCTCGCCGATGTTCTTTTTATAACGCCCGCGCGGGACGGAATGAACCTTATCGCCAAAGAGTATGTTTCATCGCGTCCGGACGGACGGGGAGCCCTTATCTTGAGTGAAATGGCGGGAACTTCACGTGAACTCGGCGAGGCGTTTATCGTCAACCCCAATGACCTTTCAACAGTGTCGGACGCTTTACTGTCCGCGCTTGAAATGCTCGCCGCTGAACGCAAACGCAACATGGACGCGATGAGGGCGCGGCTTACGCGCTATGACCTCGCGCGCTGGAGAACCGATTTTCTTGACCGCCTCGGAGCGCAAAAGCGGCGGCAGTCCGCGATGTCGTCAAAACTGCTTTCAAAAAGAGTGTCCGGCGAGATTGTTAAAAAATTCTCCGCGAGCCGTAAGCGCATAATCTTTACCGATTATGACGGCACACTTGTTCCGTTCACGGAAAATCCCGAAGATGCCAAACCGGACGCGGAAATCAAAACACACCTACGGGCAATAGCTTCAAATCCCCGCTCAAAACTTGTGGTTGTGAGCGGCAGAGACAGAAAAACCCTTTCGAAATGGCTTGGAAACTGCGCGGACGCGATTGTTGCCGAGCATGGGGCGTGGATAAAAGACAGCGGCAAATGGGAGCGTGAGGCGCCCGTTGAAACCGAGTGGAAAAAAGAGATTTCGCTGATTTTCGAAATTTTTACGGACAGAACTCCGGGTTCATTCGTGGAGGAGAAAGACTATTCCGTGGCGTGGCACTATAGAAAGGTGGACCCGTCTCTCGCGGCGGTTAGAACGGGAGAACTCAACGAGGCGCTTGCGAACACGGTTCAAAATCTGGGCGTTAAGGTTATGCAGGGTAACAAAGTTATAGAGGTTAAGGATTTCGCGATAAACAAAGGCGCGTCAATCCGCCGTTGGTTCGCGGACAAGTGGGACTGCGTTATCGCAATGGGAGACGATTTGACGGATGAGGATATGTTTTCCGGGCTTCCGGAGGACGCATATTCAATTAAAATCGGTTCCGGTATGACAAAGGCGAAGTTTTACTCTCCGTCTGTCGGGCACGCGCGGGAATTTATTGAAAAACTCGCGAAAATTAAATGA
- a CDS encoding zinc ribbon domain-containing protein — MPCYEYQCSKCGDTFEFLHLGGDDVVKCEKCGTKKVKRLLSSFGFGFKGFGTSPAAPADPIDSGGADEKTASGGGCSCSCSCSCG, encoded by the coding sequence ATGCCTTGTTACGAATACCAGTGCTCAAAATGCGGCGACACTTTTGAGTTTTTACATCTCGGTGGCGACGATGTCGTAAAGTGCGAAAAATGCGGCACAAAAAAAGTCAAACGTCTTCTTTCCTCGTTTGGTTTCGGATTCAAAGGTTTTGGAACATCCCCCGCGGCTCCGGCTGACCCGATTGACTCTGGAGGCGCCGATGAAAAAACGGCTTCGGGAGGCGGATGCAGTTGCTCTTGCTCCTGCTCTTGCGGTTGA
- a CDS encoding guanylate kinase, translating to MIFVISGPSASGKTTLVKHVRDVMSEVDFSISCTTRPRRPEDASDAQDYDFIDDKTFEKRIKDGYFAEWEEVHGNRYGTPWNQIKKASDTAGGETDVVLDVDVKGARNIKERFPEAVLFFVVPPSMEVLRERLEKRNTETDTSINKRLVSLKDELSFIHQYDYVIVNNKLSEARKEIETAIEMFRTRKDKIDHIKAAYLE from the coding sequence ATGATATTTGTAATTTCAGGACCGTCCGCGAGCGGCAAAACGACTCTGGTAAAACATGTAAGAGACGTTATGTCGGAGGTTGATTTTTCAATTTCCTGCACAACGCGTCCGCGCAGACCCGAAGATGCGTCAGATGCTCAGGATTACGATTTTATTGACGACAAAACCTTTGAAAAACGCATAAAAGACGGCTATTTCGCCGAATGGGAAGAGGTTCACGGCAACCGCTACGGAACTCCTTGGAATCAAATCAAAAAAGCGTCCGACACGGCGGGCGGGGAGACGGATGTGGTTCTTGATGTGGATGTTAAAGGCGCGCGCAACATCAAGGAAAGATTTCCCGAAGCGGTTCTGTTTTTTGTTGTTCCGCCGAGCATGGAAGTGCTCAGAGAGCGTCTTGAAAAAAGAAATACCGAAACCGACACAAGCATAAACAAACGGCTTGTTTCTCTTAAAGACGAGCTTTCATTCATCCATCAATATGACTACGTGATTGTGAACAACAAACTCAGCGAGGCGCGGAAAGAAATTGAAACCGCAATAGAGATGTTCAGAACACGAAAAGACAAAATAGACCATATCAAAGCCGCCTATTTGGAGTAG
- a CDS encoding HAD-IA family hydrolase — MARAVIFDFDGVIADTEKVHLDAFRKILAPEGVEILEADYFEKYLALDDKNFFTTLLRENGRDAGAEKVADFVKKKSLVTSEMLENCAFFEGALDLINSLAEARFPLAIASGALRKEIESVLVRGGVADCFSFIASAEDCEKCKPAPEIFLYALKGLNSSSTLSPPASARECVAIEDSSHGIAAAKAAGMKCVAVTNSHPAEALLSADLITLSLREIDAEKIASF; from the coding sequence ATGGCAAGGGCTGTGATATTTGATTTTGACGGCGTTATCGCCGATACCGAAAAAGTCCATCTGGACGCTTTCAGAAAGATTCTCGCGCCCGAAGGGGTTGAGATTTTGGAGGCTGATTATTTTGAAAAATATCTCGCCCTTGATGACAAGAACTTTTTCACAACACTGCTTCGGGAAAACGGCAGGGACGCGGGCGCTGAAAAGGTGGCTGATTTTGTAAAAAAGAAATCTCTTGTTACCTCGGAAATGCTTGAAAACTGCGCTTTTTTTGAAGGCGCTCTTGATCTTATAAACTCGCTTGCGGAGGCGCGGTTTCCTCTCGCCATAGCGTCCGGCGCTTTGAGAAAGGAGATTGAGTCGGTTCTTGTCCGTGGCGGTGTTGCCGACTGTTTTTCTTTTATCGCGAGCGCCGAAGATTGTGAAAAATGCAAACCCGCCCCCGAAATTTTTCTTTACGCTCTTAAAGGATTGAACTCATCAAGCACGCTTTCCCCGCCCGCATCTGCGCGGGAGTGTGTTGCCATAGAGGATTCTTCGCACGGAATCGCAGCGGCAAAAGCGGCGGGAATGAAATGTGTGGCGGTTACCAATTCGCACCCTGCCGAAGCGCTTTTGAGCGCGGATTTAATTACGCTCTCCCTGCGTGAAATTGACGCGGAGAAAATCGCCTCTTTTTAA
- the lepB gene encoding signal peptidase I, with translation MFGFFGSGSGTPKSVLRQNLESVFLAIFLALCVRAFIVQPFKIPSSSMEPTLLVGDYIIVKKFAYGTRIPFTDKTVFQGSEIKKGDIVVFKKPQGPSKTKKTYFIKRVVATGNDVVRIQGRNIYINQLRIPQSYVGRYDVAPMEEYIQKFGDKDITVIYEKQRYSTHKGDIIYPFTVPAGHVFLMGDNRDNSRDSRFWGTIAEKDIVGKAVTVHWSWKFQNSFIPEIRWERIFSEIE, from the coding sequence ATGTTCGGCTTTTTCGGCAGCGGATCTGGGACTCCCAAGTCAGTTTTAAGACAGAACCTTGAATCAGTTTTTCTTGCCATTTTCTTAGCGCTTTGTGTCAGGGCGTTTATTGTTCAGCCTTTCAAAATTCCGTCATCTTCAATGGAGCCCACTCTTCTGGTCGGCGACTACATCATAGTGAAAAAGTTTGCTTACGGAACACGGATTCCATTTACGGACAAAACCGTTTTTCAAGGCAGTGAAATCAAAAAGGGTGACATTGTGGTTTTTAAGAAACCACAGGGTCCGAGCAAAACAAAAAAGACTTATTTCATCAAAAGGGTTGTCGCCACGGGCAATGATGTTGTCCGCATACAGGGCAGAAACATTTATATCAACCAATTGAGGATTCCCCAGTCGTATGTGGGGCGGTATGACGTTGCGCCGATGGAAGAATATATTCAGAAGTTCGGAGACAAGGACATTACCGTCATCTACGAAAAACAGCGTTATTCCACACACAAGGGTGACATCATTTATCCGTTCACCGTGCCCGCCGGGCATGTTTTTCTCATGGGAGACAATCGCGACAACAGCCGCGACAGCCGTTTCTGGGGAACGATTGCCGAAAAAGATATTGTTGGCAAAGCGGTAACAGTTCACTGGTCGTGGAAATTTCAAAACTCATTTATTCCCGAAATCAGATGGGAAAGGATTTTTTCGGAGATTGAATGA
- a CDS encoding HAD-IA family hydrolase: MSFRAVIFDMDGVLIDSEPLWEETEIKLLKSMGAEYDPAFRDNVVGLSQVDSSKLIIAEFGLDCSPEELIEKRLNLLLRVYDEKLTMFDGAKPLINGLRERGIKTALASSSPTEAISFVLEKFSIRDLFDAVISGDCIKNGKPAPDIYLLAAAEIGVKPSECAAIEDSPKGAQSAAAAGMFCIAIPDKRLNAEEFEICDAICENICEAEAVILRV, from the coding sequence TTGAGTTTCCGCGCTGTCATCTTTGACATGGACGGGGTGCTGATAGACAGCGAACCCCTCTGGGAAGAGACGGAAATCAAACTTCTAAAATCAATGGGCGCGGAATACGACCCCGCTTTCAGAGACAATGTTGTGGGTTTGAGTCAGGTTGACTCATCAAAACTGATTATCGCAGAGTTCGGTCTGGACTGTTCGCCCGAAGAGTTGATTGAAAAACGCCTGAATCTTCTCTTGCGCGTCTATGATGAAAAACTGACGATGTTTGACGGTGCGAAACCGCTTATTAACGGTTTGAGAGAGCGGGGAATTAAAACCGCGCTCGCGTCAAGCTCGCCGACGGAGGCGATTTCCTTTGTGCTTGAAAAGTTTTCAATTCGCGATTTGTTTGACGCCGTTATATCGGGTGACTGCATAAAAAATGGCAAACCCGCGCCGGACATCTATCTGCTCGCGGCGGCGGAAATAGGCGTAAAACCGTCCGAATGCGCGGCGATTGAAGACTCGCCCAAAGGCGCGCAATCCGCCGCCGCCGCAGGAATGTTCTGCATTGCCATTCCCGATAAACGCCTCAACGCCGAAGAGTTTGAAATCTGCGATGCGATTTGTGAAAACATCTGTGAAGCCGAAGCGGTAATTCTCCGCGTTTGA